A stretch of the Planctomycetota bacterium genome encodes the following:
- a CDS encoding addiction module protein: MASVSLHDLGLDRLSIEERLQVAEAIWDSVVRDVEASPLPEWQRAELERRLADSVANPDAVRPWADVEAEALARAKQ, translated from the coding sequence ATGGCCAGTGTTTCACTCCACGACCTCGGACTGGATCGCCTCAGTATCGAGGAGCGGCTTCAGGTCGCGGAGGCGATTTGGGACAGCGTGGTTCGCGACGTAGAAGCATCGCCTTTGCCTGAGTGGCAACGAGCCGAGCTCGAGCGACGGCTGGCTGACAGCGTGGCCAATCCAGACGCCGTGCGGCCGTGGGCCGATGTCGAGGCCGAGGCGCTGGCGCGGGCGAAGCAATGA